A genomic window from Ideonella sp. WA131b includes:
- the rpoA gene encoding DNA-directed RNA polymerase subunit alpha — MQTTLLKPKAIQVEPLGGHRAKATLEPFERGYGHTLGNALRRVLLSSMVGYAPTEVTIAGVLHEYSAIDGVQEDVVHIMLNLKGVVFRLHNRDEVTLVLRKEGEGPVTAGDIQTPHDVEIINPEHAIAHLSQGGKLDMQIKVEKGRGYVPGNLRRYGDEPTKGIGRIVLDASFSPVKRVSYAVENARVEQRTDLDKLVMEIETNGAIAPEEAIRQSARILVEQLAFFAQIDPGTSIGDTLGAVQRDKSGGANIDPILLRPVDELELTVRSANCLKAENIYYIGDLIQRTETELLKTPNLGRKSLNEIKEVLASRGLTLGARLENWPPQGLDKR; from the coding sequence ATGCAAACCACCCTTCTGAAGCCCAAGGCCATCCAGGTCGAGCCGCTCGGCGGCCATCGCGCCAAGGCAACACTCGAGCCCTTCGAGCGCGGCTACGGCCACACCCTCGGCAACGCACTGCGCCGCGTGCTGCTGTCGTCGATGGTGGGCTACGCGCCGACCGAGGTGACCATTGCCGGCGTGTTGCACGAGTACTCGGCGATCGACGGCGTGCAGGAAGACGTCGTCCACATCATGCTCAACCTCAAGGGCGTGGTCTTCCGCCTGCACAACCGCGACGAAGTGACGCTGGTGCTGCGCAAGGAAGGCGAGGGCCCGGTGACGGCCGGCGACATCCAGACGCCCCACGACGTGGAGATCATCAACCCCGAGCACGCCATCGCCCACCTGAGCCAGGGCGGCAAGCTCGACATGCAGATCAAGGTCGAAAAGGGCCGGGGCTACGTGCCGGGCAACCTGCGCCGTTACGGCGACGAGCCCACCAAGGGCATCGGCCGCATCGTGCTGGACGCCTCGTTCTCGCCCGTCAAGCGCGTGAGCTACGCCGTCGAGAACGCTCGCGTCGAGCAGCGCACCGACCTCGACAAGCTGGTGATGGAGATCGAGACCAACGGCGCCATCGCCCCCGAGGAGGCCATCCGCCAGAGCGCGCGCATCCTCGTCGAGCAGCTCGCCTTCTTTGCGCAGATCGACCCGGGCACCAGCATCGGCGACACCCTGGGTGCCGTGCAGCGTGACAAATCCGGTGGCGCCAATATCGACCCGATCCTGCTGCGCCCGGTTGACGAGCTCGAGCTCACCGTGCGCTCGGCCAACTGCCTGAAGGCCGAGAACATCTACTACATCGGCGACCTGATCCAGCGCACCGAGACCGAGCTGCTGAAGACGCCGAACCTGGGCCGCAAGAGCCTCAACGAGATCAAGGAAGTGCTGGCCTCGCGCGGGCTCACGCTTGGCGCGCGCCTGGAGAACTGGCCCCCGCAGGGCCTGGACAAGCGCTGA
- the rpsD gene encoding 30S ribosomal protein S4 — MARLLGPKAKLSRREGTDLFLKSARRSITDKAKFDSKPGQHGRTSGSRTSDFGMQLREKQKVKRMYGVLERQFRRYFAEAERRKGNTGSNLLALLESRLDNVVYRMGFGSTRAEARQLVGHKALTVNGAVVNIPSYMVKPGDVIALREKAKNQLRVVDALKLAQGIGLADWVSVDATKMEGTFKKVPDRDQYGQEIKEALIVELYSR; from the coding sequence GTGGCACGTCTGCTCGGCCCCAAGGCCAAACTCTCCCGCCGCGAAGGCACCGACCTGTTCCTGAAGAGCGCCCGCCGCTCCATCACGGACAAGGCCAAGTTCGACAGCAAGCCCGGCCAGCACGGCCGCACCAGCGGCAGCCGCACCTCGGACTTCGGCATGCAGCTGCGCGAGAAGCAGAAGGTCAAGCGCATGTACGGCGTGCTGGAGCGCCAGTTCCGCCGCTACTTCGCGGAGGCCGAGCGCCGCAAAGGCAACACCGGCTCCAACCTGCTGGCCCTGCTCGAGAGCCGCCTCGACAACGTCGTCTACCGCATGGGTTTCGGCAGCACCCGCGCCGAGGCGCGCCAGCTCGTCGGCCACAAGGCGCTCACCGTCAACGGCGCGGTCGTCAACATCCCGTCGTACATGGTCAAGCCGGGCGACGTGATCGCGCTGCGCGAGAAGGCCAAGAACCAGCTGCGCGTGGTCGATGCGCTCAAGCTTGCGCAAGGCATCGGCCTGGCCGACTGGGTCTCGGTCGACGCCACCAAGATGGAAGGCACGTTCAAGAAGGTCCCCGACCGTGACCAGTACGGCCAGGAGATCAAGGAAGCGCTGATCGTCGAGCTGTACTCGCGCTGA
- the rpsK gene encoding 30S ribosomal protein S11, with product MAKAPVNTAARRVSKKIRKNVADGIAHVHASFNNTIITITDRQGGALAWASSGGQGFKGSRKSTPFAAQVAAEVAGRAAQEQGIKNLDVRIKGPGPGRESSVRALASLGIRINSISDVTPIPHNGCRPQKRRRI from the coding sequence ATGGCCAAGGCACCCGTCAACACCGCCGCGCGCCGCGTGAGCAAGAAGATCCGCAAGAACGTCGCGGACGGCATCGCGCACGTGCATGCGTCGTTCAACAACACGATCATCACGATCACCGACCGCCAGGGTGGCGCGCTCGCCTGGGCCTCCAGCGGTGGCCAGGGCTTCAAGGGCTCGCGCAAGAGCACCCCGTTCGCAGCCCAGGTGGCGGCCGAGGTGGCCGGCCGCGCCGCGCAGGAACAGGGCATCAAGAACCTCGACGTGCGCATCAAGGGCCCCGGTCCCGGCCGCGAGAGCAGCGTGCGCGCGCTGGCCTCGCTGGGCATCCGCATCAACAGCATCAGCGATGTGACGCCGATCCCGCACAACGGCTGCCGCCCCCAGAAGCGCCGCAGGATCTGA
- the rpsM gene encoding 30S ribosomal protein S13, translating to MARIAGINIPPHKHTEIGLTSIYGIGRTTAQKICDNVGIPYSKKIKDLTDADLEKIRDEIGKITIEGDLRRELSISIKRLMDLGCYRGFRHRRGLPVRGQRTRTNARTRKGPKKSAAALKK from the coding sequence ATGGCACGCATCGCCGGCATCAACATCCCCCCGCACAAGCACACCGAGATCGGCCTCACGTCGATCTACGGCATCGGCCGCACGACGGCGCAGAAGATCTGCGACAACGTCGGCATCCCGTACAGCAAGAAGATCAAGGATCTGACCGACGCCGATCTGGAGAAGATCCGCGACGAGATCGGCAAGATCACGATCGAAGGCGATCTGCGCCGCGAGCTGTCGATCAGCATCAAGCGCCTGATGGACCTGGGCTGCTACCGCGGCTTCCGTCACCGCCGCGGCCTGCCCGTGCGCGGCCAGCGCACGCGCACCAACGCCCGCACCCGCAAGGGCCCGAAGAAGAGTGCCGCTGCGCTGAAGAAGTGA
- the rpmJ gene encoding 50S ribosomal protein L36 has product MKVAASVKKMCRNCKIIRRKGVVRVICTDPRHKQRQG; this is encoded by the coding sequence ATGAAAGTCGCCGCTTCCGTCAAGAAGATGTGCCGCAATTGCAAGATCATCCGCCGCAAGGGTGTGGTGCGCGTGATCTGTACCGACCCGCGCCACAAGCAGCGCCAGGGTTGA
- the infA gene encoding translation initiation factor IF-1: MAKDDVIQMQGEILENLPNATFRVKLENGHVVLGHISGKMRMHYIRILPGDKVTVELTPYDLTRARIVFRAK, translated from the coding sequence ATGGCCAAGGACGACGTCATCCAGATGCAGGGGGAGATCCTGGAAAACCTCCCCAACGCCACCTTCCGCGTGAAGCTCGAGAACGGCCACGTGGTGCTGGGGCACATCAGCGGCAAGATGCGCATGCACTACATCCGCATCCTGCCCGGTGACAAGGTCACCGTCGAGCTGACGCCGTACGACCTGACCCGGGCACGCATCGTGTTCCGGGCCAAGTAA
- the secY gene encoding preprotein translocase subunit SecY — protein MVTSANQLAKSGKFGDLRRRIIFLLLALVVYRIGGHIPVPGIDPQAMQQLFAGQSGGILNMFNMFSGGSLARFSVFALGITPYISASIIMQLMTYVVPTLEALKKEGEAGRRKITQYTRYGTLVLAIFQALGIALALEGAAGTVMSPGSGFRMTTVVSLVAGTMFLMWLGEQITERGIGNGISILIFAGIIAGLPSAIAGLFELVRTGAMSIPACLLIIALVIFVTFAVVFVERGQRKILVNYAKRQVGNKVYGGQSSHLPLKLNMSGVIPPIFASSIILLPATVVSWFATGDGMRWLKDLSAALSPGQPIYVMLYAAMIVFFCFFYTALVFNSRETADNLKKSGAFIPGIRPGDQTARYIDKILGRLTLAGAVYITAVCLLPEFLVLKYSVPFYFGGTSLLIIVVVTMDFWAQVQSYVMSQQYDSLLKKANFKPS, from the coding sequence GTGGTCACATCCGCCAACCAGCTGGCCAAGAGCGGAAAGTTCGGCGACCTGCGTCGCCGCATCATCTTTCTGCTGCTTGCGCTGGTGGTCTATCGCATCGGCGGGCACATTCCCGTGCCGGGCATCGACCCGCAGGCGATGCAGCAGCTGTTCGCCGGCCAGAGCGGCGGCATCCTGAACATGTTCAACATGTTCAGCGGCGGCTCGCTGGCGCGCTTCTCGGTGTTCGCCCTGGGCATCACGCCGTACATCAGCGCCAGCATCATCATGCAGCTGATGACCTACGTCGTGCCCACCCTGGAGGCGCTCAAGAAGGAAGGCGAGGCCGGGCGGCGCAAGATCACGCAGTACACCCGCTACGGCACGCTGGTGCTGGCCATCTTCCAGGCGCTGGGCATCGCGCTCGCGCTGGAGGGCGCGGCTGGCACGGTGATGAGCCCCGGCTCCGGCTTCCGCATGACCACCGTGGTGAGTCTGGTCGCCGGCACGATGTTCCTCATGTGGCTGGGCGAGCAGATCACCGAGCGCGGCATCGGCAACGGCATCTCCATTCTCATCTTCGCCGGCATCATCGCCGGTCTGCCCTCGGCGATCGCGGGTCTGTTCGAGCTGGTGCGCACGGGAGCAATGAGCATTCCGGCCTGCCTGCTCATCATCGCCCTGGTGATCTTCGTCACCTTCGCCGTGGTGTTCGTGGAGCGTGGCCAGCGCAAGATCCTCGTCAACTACGCCAAGCGCCAGGTGGGCAACAAGGTCTACGGCGGCCAGAGCTCGCACCTGCCGCTCAAGCTCAACATGAGCGGCGTGATTCCGCCGATCTTCGCCAGCTCCATCATCCTGCTGCCGGCCACGGTCGTGAGCTGGTTCGCCACGGGCGACGGCATGCGGTGGCTGAAGGACCTCTCGGCGGCGCTGTCGCCCGGGCAGCCGATCTACGTGATGCTGTACGCCGCGATGATCGTGTTCTTCTGCTTCTTCTACACGGCCCTCGTGTTCAACAGCCGCGAGACCGCCGACAACCTCAAGAAGAGCGGCGCCTTCATCCCCGGCATCCGCCCGGGCGACCAGACGGCAAGGTACATCGACAAGATCCTCGGCCGCCTCACGCTGGCCGGCGCCGTGTACATCACCGCCGTGTGCCTGCTGCCGGAGTTCCTGGTGCTCAAATACAGCGTGCCGTTCTACTTCGGGGGCACCAGCCTGCTGATCATCGTCGTCGTCACCATGGACTTCTGGGCCCAGGTGCAGAGCTACGTGATGAGCCAGCAGTACGACTCGCTCCTCAAGAAGGCCAACTTCAAGCCCAGCTGA
- the rplO gene encoding 50S ribosomal protein L15: MELNKIKPADGSKKGRRRVGRGIGSGLGKTAGRGHKGQKSRAGGYHKVGFEGGQMPLQRRLPKRGFKSAQLLYNGEVTLADLDKLEGEEVDLLTLKTAGLVGQRVKTVKVIKSGELGRKVVLKGIGATAGAKAAIEAAGGSIAA; encoded by the coding sequence ATGGAACTGAACAAGATCAAGCCGGCGGACGGCTCCAAGAAGGGGCGGCGCCGTGTCGGGCGCGGCATCGGCTCGGGCCTGGGCAAGACCGCTGGCCGCGGCCACAAGGGCCAGAAGAGCCGTGCCGGCGGCTACCACAAGGTGGGCTTCGAAGGCGGCCAGATGCCGCTGCAGCGCCGCCTGCCCAAGCGCGGCTTCAAGAGCGCGCAGCTCCTGTACAACGGTGAGGTCACCCTGGCCGACCTCGACAAGCTCGAGGGCGAAGAAGTCGATCTGCTGACGCTGAAGACCGCCGGCCTCGTGGGCCAGCGCGTGAAGACGGTCAAGGTGATCAAGTCGGGCGAGCTCGGCCGCAAGGTTGTGCTCAAGGGCATCGGCGCCACTGCCGGTGCGAAGGCCGCCATCGAGGCCGCCGGCGGCTCGATCGCGGCCTGA
- the rpmD gene encoding 50S ribosomal protein L30: MTTDGSSQKKTVTVKLVRSIAGTRESHRATVRGLGLRKLNSTKVLEDTPAVRGMINKVDYLVQVL; encoded by the coding sequence ATGACCACCGATGGCTCGTCGCAAAAGAAGACGGTCACCGTCAAGCTCGTGCGCAGCATCGCCGGCACGCGAGAGTCGCATCGCGCCACCGTGCGCGGTCTGGGCCTGCGCAAGCTGAACAGCACCAAGGTGCTCGAAGACACGCCGGCCGTGCGCGGCATGATCAACAAGGTCGACTACCTCGTGCAGGTGCTCTGA
- the rpsE gene encoding 30S ribosomal protein S5, which yields MAKFTPRAQAEGNDDGLKEKMIAVNRVTKVVKGGRTLSFAALTVVGDGDGRIGMGKGKAKEVPVSVQKAMESARRNMIKVALKNGTIHHKVEGEHGAARVLMAPAKPGDGIIAGGPMRAVFEVMGVTDIVAKSHGSTNPYNMVRATLDALKRLSTPGEIAAKRGKTVEELFN from the coding sequence ATGGCTAAGTTCACTCCCCGCGCCCAGGCCGAAGGCAACGACGACGGGCTCAAGGAAAAGATGATCGCGGTCAACCGCGTCACCAAGGTCGTGAAGGGTGGTCGCACGCTCAGCTTCGCGGCCCTCACCGTGGTGGGCGACGGCGACGGCCGCATCGGCATGGGCAAGGGCAAGGCCAAGGAAGTGCCGGTATCGGTGCAGAAGGCCATGGAGTCGGCCCGCCGCAACATGATCAAGGTCGCGCTGAAGAACGGCACGATCCACCACAAGGTCGAGGGCGAGCATGGCGCGGCCCGCGTGCTGATGGCGCCGGCCAAGCCCGGCGACGGCATCATCGCCGGCGGCCCGATGCGCGCCGTCTTCGAGGTCATGGGCGTCACCGACATCGTGGCCAAGAGCCACGGGTCGACCAACCCGTACAACATGGTCCGTGCCACCCTCGACGCACTCAAGCGCCTGTCGACGCCGGGCGAGATCGCCGCCAAGCGCGGCAAGACGGTCGAAGAGCTCTTCAACTGA
- the rplR gene encoding 50S ribosomal protein L18, with product MSLTKKEQRLRRARQTRLRIADQGVARLAVHRSNLHIYASVFSGDGTQVLASASTAEKEVREQLTGTGGNVAAATLVGKRIAEKAKAAGIEKVAFDRSGFQYHGRVKALAEAAREAGLQF from the coding sequence ATGAGCCTCACGAAGAAAGAACAACGCCTGCGCCGGGCGCGCCAAACCCGGCTGCGCATCGCCGATCAGGGCGTTGCGCGGCTGGCCGTGCACCGCTCCAACCTGCACATCTACGCCAGCGTGTTCTCGGGCGACGGCACGCAGGTGCTGGCCAGCGCGAGCACCGCCGAGAAGGAAGTGCGCGAACAGCTCACCGGCACCGGCGGCAACGTCGCTGCCGCCACGCTGGTGGGCAAACGCATCGCCGAGAAGGCCAAGGCCGCCGGCATCGAGAAGGTCGCTTTCGACCGCTCGGGCTTCCAGTACCACGGCCGCGTGAAGGCGCTGGCCGAGGCCGCGCGCGAAGCCGGCCTGCAGTTCTGA
- the rpsH gene encoding 30S ribosomal protein S8 has product MSMSDPIADMLTRIRNAQSVAKAAVTMPSSKLKVAIAQVLKDEGYIDGFAVKSEAGKSELEVALKYYAGRPVIERIERVSRPGLRIYKGRDAIPQVMNGLGVAIVTTPRGVMTDRKARATGVGGEVLCYVA; this is encoded by the coding sequence ATGAGCATGAGTGATCCCATCGCCGACATGCTGACCCGCATCCGCAACGCGCAAAGCGTGGCGAAGGCGGCCGTCACGATGCCGTCGTCGAAACTGAAGGTCGCGATCGCGCAGGTTCTCAAGGACGAGGGCTACATCGACGGCTTCGCCGTCAAGAGCGAGGCTGGCAAGTCCGAGCTCGAAGTCGCCCTGAAGTACTACGCCGGCCGCCCGGTGATCGAACGCATCGAGCGCGTCAGCCGTCCTGGTCTGCGCATCTACAAGGGCCGCGACGCCATCCCGCAGGTCATGAACGGCCTGGGTGTGGCCATCGTCACCACACCGCGTGGCGTGATGACCGATCGCAAGGCGCGCGCCACCGGTGTCGGCGGCGAAGTCCTCTGCTACGTCGCATAA
- the rpsN gene encoding 30S ribosomal protein S14 — MAKLSVKQREQKREKLVAKYAKKYAELKGVANDATKSDEERYAARLELQKLPRNANPTRLRNRCALTGRARGTFRMFGLARNKIRELAFKGDIPGMVKASW; from the coding sequence ATGGCCAAACTGTCCGTCAAGCAGCGCGAGCAAAAGCGCGAGAAGCTGGTCGCCAAGTACGCGAAGAAGTACGCCGAGCTCAAGGGTGTCGCCAACGACGCCACCAAGAGCGACGAGGAGCGCTACGCCGCCCGCCTGGAGCTGCAGAAGCTGCCGCGCAACGCCAATCCGACGCGCCTGCGCAACCGCTGCGCGCTCACAGGCCGCGCGCGGGGCACCTTCCGCATGTTCGGCCTGGCGCGCAACAAGATCCGCGAACTCGCGTTCAAGGGCGACATCCCCGGCATGGTCAAGGCCAGCTGGTAA
- the rplE gene encoding 50S ribosomal protein L5 has protein sequence MAKTQAVPAGKADAVKSARLQAIYREKIVPELMKKFGYTSVMQVPRLEKITLNMGVSEAVSDKKVMDNAVGDLTKIAGQKPVVTKSKKAIAGFKIRDGVPIGCMVTLRGIRMYEFLDRFVTVALPRVRDFRGISGRSFDGRGNYNIGVKEQIIFPEIEYEKIDAIRGMNISITTSAKNDDECKALLAAFKFPFKN, from the coding sequence ATGGCGAAGACCCAAGCTGTCCCTGCCGGGAAGGCCGACGCGGTGAAGAGCGCGCGCCTGCAGGCGATCTACCGCGAGAAGATCGTCCCCGAGTTGATGAAGAAGTTCGGCTACACCTCGGTGATGCAAGTGCCGCGCCTGGAGAAGATCACCCTCAACATGGGCGTGTCCGAGGCGGTGAGCGACAAGAAGGTGATGGACAACGCCGTCGGCGACCTCACCAAGATCGCCGGCCAGAAGCCCGTGGTCACCAAGAGCAAGAAGGCCATCGCCGGCTTCAAGATCCGCGACGGCGTGCCCATCGGCTGCATGGTCACGCTGCGCGGCATCCGCATGTACGAGTTCCTGGACCGCTTCGTCACGGTGGCGCTGCCCCGCGTGCGCGACTTCCGCGGCATCAGCGGCCGCAGCTTCGACGGCCGCGGCAACTACAACATCGGGGTCAAGGAACAGATCATCTTCCCGGAAATCGAGTACGAGAAGATCGACGCGATTCGCGGCATGAACATCAGCATCACGACCAGCGCCAAGAACGACGACGAGTGCAAGGCGCTGCTCGCAGCGTTCAAGTTCCCGTTCAAGAACTGA